The following proteins are encoded in a genomic region of Chryseobacterium cucumeris:
- a CDS encoding alpha/beta fold hydrolase yields the protein MEKYAISSDGQKIHYKESGSGNPALIFVHGWLGNTEWWESQKEYFKDQYHIVLMDLAGHGKSDASRQEWTSDRYADDIKSIADAVNTQEIILVGHSMSGAYVLEASLKIPEVKAIILIDTLKNLDESFTREQTEQVLSQYRKDFKHTVENFLPQFLFVEGTPPAVRERVQYEFLQHTPELAINALRPLYATDFKTFAKQIQVPVIAINSDASPTHPENNRKYLKNYDYLTIEGVGHYPMLEKPEEFNTLLDGVIKKLI from the coding sequence TGCGCTGATCTTCGTCCATGGATGGCTTGGCAATACCGAATGGTGGGAAAGCCAGAAAGAATATTTCAAAGACCAATATCATATTGTTTTGATGGATCTTGCCGGACATGGAAAATCAGATGCTTCAAGACAGGAATGGACAAGCGATAGATATGCTGATGATATTAAATCAATTGCTGATGCTGTTAACACGCAGGAAATAATTCTTGTAGGACATTCGATGTCCGGAGCTTATGTCCTGGAAGCTTCTTTAAAAATTCCTGAGGTAAAAGCCATCATTCTCATAGACACTTTAAAGAATCTGGACGAATCTTTTACCAGGGAACAAACTGAACAAGTGCTTTCTCAGTACAGAAAGGATTTCAAACACACTGTAGAAAACTTTCTGCCACAATTTTTGTTTGTAGAAGGAACACCGCCTGCTGTAAGAGAAAGAGTACAGTATGAATTTCTTCAACATACACCTGAACTGGCAATCAATGCTCTCCGGCCTCTATATGCAACAGATTTCAAAACGTTTGCGAAACAGATTCAAGTTCCCGTTATAGCCATTAATTCCGATGCTTCTCCTACACATCCGGAAAACAACAGAAAATATTTAAAAAATTATGATTATTTAACGATTGAAGGCGTTGGGCATTATCCTATGCTGGAGAAACCTGAAGAATTTAATACCCTTTTGGATGGAGTCATCAAAAAATTAATCTAA